A window from Theobroma cacao cultivar B97-61/B2 chromosome 3, Criollo_cocoa_genome_V2, whole genome shotgun sequence encodes these proteins:
- the LOC18605655 gene encoding UDP-glycosyltransferase 88A1 — MEAIVLYPSPGMGHLISMVEVGKLLLTHHPSFTIIILITTPPFNAGSTASYIAAVSATTTSISFHQLPIISLDPAAYDSVEALMRDLIHLNNVHADASLTAISLTSTVHSLIIDLFCYPALEIAAKLNIPAYYFFTSGASCLALYLHMPSIHRNTTENFKNLNTLFHLPCLPPIPLNHLPEPMLIRDTTVYDFLINCTTHLAKSAGIIINTFETLEPKAVKALSKGFSIPDGPNQTPPVFCIGPLIDTNKGRSKGNGDDDDDKGIECLKWLDSQPSQSVVFLCFGSMGLFSKKQLMEIAVGLEKSGQRFLWVVRNPPSINKNQGFTAGPDPALDSLLPEGFLDRTSDRGLVVKAWAPQVEVLNHDSVGGFLTHCGWNSVLESICAGVPMVAWPLYAEQKFNKILLVEELKLAMPVNESESGFVSAEEVEKRVRELMESKEGNSLRNRTMAKRKEAVAALREGGPSRAALAQLLKCWA; from the coding sequence ATGGAGGCCATAGTACTGTATCCATCCCCAGGAATGGGTCATCTGATATCCATGGTGGAGGTAGGCAAGCTACTTCTAACCCACCATCCATCCTTCACCATCATCATCCTCATCACCACCCCGCCATTTAACGCAGGCTCCACTGCTTCATATATTGCAGCTGTCTCCGCCACCACAACTTCCATTTCCTTCCACCAACTCCCCATCATCTCTTTAGACCCCGCTGCTTACGACTCCGTCGAAGCCCTCATGCGCGACCTCATCCACCTCAACAACGTCCATGCCGACGCCTCCCTGACTGCAATCTCCCTCACTTCAACCGTTCACTCCCTCATCATCGACCTCTTCTGCTATCCGGCTCTCGAAATCGCCGCCAAACTCAACATCCCAGCCTACTATTTCTTCACTTCAGGTGCAAGTTGCCTCGCTCTTTACCTTCACATGCCTAGTATTCACCGAAACACAACAGAGaacttcaaaaatctcaaCACTCTTTTTCACCTTCCCTGCTTGCCTCCCATCCCTTTAAACCATTTACCAGAGCCAATGCTTATAAGGGACACCACGGTATACGATTTCTTGATAAACTGCACCACCCATTTGGCAAAATCAGCTGGAATTATTATCAACACATTCGAAACACTTGAGCCCAAGGCCGTCAAAGCGTTATCTAAAGGTTTTTCAATTCCAGACGGTCCAAATCAAACGCCCCCTGTTTTCTGTATTGGACCGTTGATTGATACAAATAAAGGAAGAAGTAAAGGaaatggtgatgatgatgatgataaagGAATCGAGTGCTTGAAGTGGCTTGACTCGCAACCGAGTCAAAGCGTTGTGTTCTTGTGTTTTGGTAGCATGGGGTTGTTCTCCAAGAAACAATTGATGGAAATAGCTGTTGGCTTAGAGAAAAGCGGCCAAAGGTTCTTGTGGGTGGTGCGTAATCCACCTTCTATTAACAAAAACCAGGGTTTTACGGCAGGACCGGACCCAGCTTTAGATTCTTTACTTCCGGAGGGTTTCTTGGATCGTACGAGTGACAGAGGGCTCGTAGTCAAGGCATGGGCACCACAGGTGGAGGTGCTGAATCATGACTCGGTAGGCGGGTTCCTGACTCACTGCGGGTGGAACTCGGTGCTGGAATCGATTTGCGCGGGTGTGCCAATGGTTGCGTGGCCACTTTATGCGGAACAAAAGTTCAATAAAATACTGTTAGTAGAGGAATTGAAGCTGGCTATGCCTGTTAACGAGTCAGAGAGCGGGTTTGTTAGCGCGGAGGAGGTAGAGAAGCGGGTCAGAGAGTTGATGGAATCGAAGGAAGGCAACTCGCTCAGGAATCGTACAATGGCAAAGCGGAAAGAGGCAGTAGCAGCACTGCGCGAGGGTGGGCCATCTCGTGCTGCATTAGCCCAATTACTCAAGTGCTGGGCTTGA
- the LOC18605654 gene encoding UDP-glycosyltransferase 88A1: MSAMEEAVVLYPTPPIGHLRATVELGKALLSHQPSLSIHVLIATPPYQADATAPYIAAVSSTMPSITFHKLPKVTLPPSSNVANHEDLTFEILRLNNSNVLQALVSISKKYKVQALIMDFFISTAFKVATDLNIRPYYFYTSCAGSLASFIYLPTLHRNTTKSFKDLNVLLDIPGVPPIPAKDMAKPILDRTEKAYEFFFDVSKNMPKSAGIINNTFEALEPRVIKAICDGLCVPDGPTAPLYCIGPLISSVDERRSRGNPGDSVAECLTWLDSQPSKSVVYLCFGSLGLFPREQLREIAVGLERSGQRFLWVVRNPPSGSLGVAIKEQAEPDLNALLPEGFLERTEERGLVLKSWAPQVAILNHDSVGGFVTHCGWNSVLESVTAGVPMVAWPLYAEQRYNRVLLVEEIKIALPIVESEYGFVNATEVEKRVTDLMESKEGNLVRERTIAMKHAAKTALGEGGSSRVALAKLVESWKQD; the protein is encoded by the coding sequence ATGTCAGCGATGGAGGAAGCCGTAGTTCTCTACCCAACACCACCAATTGGCCACCTGAGAGCCACGGTGGAGTTAGGCAAGGCCCTCCTCAGTCATCAGCCTTCACTCTCCATCCACGTCCTTATCGCCACCCCTCCTTACCAAGCCGATGCGACCGCTCCATATATCGCCGCCGTCTCTTCCACCATGCCTTCCATCACTTTTCACAAGCTACCTAAAGTCACCCTCCCTCCATCTTCCAACGTCGCCAACCACGAGGACCTTACTTTTGAGATCCTCCGCCTGAACAACTCCAACGTTCTTCAAGCTCTGGTTTCCATCTCCAAGAAGTACAAAGTTCAGGCCTTAATCATGGATTTTTTCATCAGCACCGCTTTCAAAGTGGCGACTGATCTCAATATCCGCCCTTACTACTTCTACACCAGTTGCGCTGGTTCTCTTGCTTCTTTCATTTATCTGCCAACACTTCACAGGAACACCACCAAAAGCTTCAAAGATCTCAACGTTCTTCTTGATATACCGGGCGTGCCACCAATTCCAGCTAAAGATATGGCAAAACCAATACTCGACCGCACCGAAAAGGCCTATGAATTCTTCTTTGATGTCTCCAAGAACATGCCCAAGTCAGCTGGGATTATAAATAACACTTTTGAGGCCCTCGAGCCAAGAGTTATCAAAGCAATTTGCGATGGGCTCTGTGTGCCGGATGGTCCAACAGCTCCCTTATACTGCATCGGACCGTTGATTTCTTCGGTTGATGAGCGGAGAAGTAGAGGTAACCCTGGTGATAGTGTTGCCGAGTGCTTAACGTGGCTAGACTCTCAACCCAGTAAAAGTGTAGTGTATTTGTGTTTTGGTAGCTTGGGTTTGTTTCCAAGGGAACAGTTGAGGGAAATAGCTGTGGGGTTAGAGCGAAGTGGGCAAAGGTTCTTGTGGGTGGTGAGGAACCCTCCTTCAGGAAGCCTAGGCGTGGCTATTAAGGAACAAGCCGAGCCAGATTTGAACGCCTTGCTTCCTGAAGGGTTCTTGGAGAGGACCGAGGAGAGGGGACTCGTGCTCAAATCATGGGCGCCGCAGGTGGCGATCTTGAATCATGATTCTGTGGGTGGGTTCGTGACTCATTGTGGCTGGAACTCAGTACTGGAATCCGTGACCGCCGGCGTTCCAATGGTGGCGTGGCCTCTCTATGCAGAGCAAAGGTACAATCGAGTGTTGCTAGTGGAGGAGATCAAGATCGCTTTGCCGATCGTGGAGTCAGAGTACGGGTTCGTGAATGCTACTGAAGTGGAGAAGCGAGTTACAGATTTGATGGAGTCCAAAGAAGGTAACCTGGTTAGGGAGCGAACCATAGCTATGAAACACGCCGCCAAGACTGCGTTGGGTGAGGGAGGTTCCTCCCGTGTAGCACTAGCGAAACTCGTTGAGTCATGGAAGCAAGACTGA
- the LOC18605653 gene encoding trafficking protein particle complex subunit 1, translated as MQFFGGSEISPSPPVPTTTGNNAHMMYVFNRNGVCLLYREWNRPLHTLNPQQDHKLMFGLLFSLKSLTAKMDPTSADKGNLGVPQLPGQGCSFHSFRTNTYKLSFMETPSGIKIILVTHPRTGDLREPLKYIYNLYVEYVAKNPLYTPGTSIRCELFNTALDQYVRSIA; from the exons atgCAGTTCTTTGGCGGATCGGAGATCAGTCCATCACCGCCGGTACCAACGACGACGGGGAACAACGCTCACATGATGTACGTATTTAACCGAAACGGAGTGTGCTTGCTTTACAGGGAGTGGAATCGGCCTCTCCACACTCTCAACCCTCAACAAGATCACAAGCTCATGTTCGGTCTCCTTTTCTCCCTCAAATCCCTTACTGCCAAAATGGATCCCACCAG TGCTGATAAGGGAAATTTAGGGGTCCCTCAGTTGCCAGGTCAAGGTTGTTCCTTTCATAGCTTCCGCACTAATACCTACAAACTTAGTTTCATGGAAACTCCTTCTGGGATTAAG ATTATTTTGGTCACTCATCCTAGGACTGGCGATCTTCGTGAACCGCTCAAGTATATTTATAACTTGTATGTTGAGTATGTTGCCAAGAACCCACTCTATACCCCTGGAACTTCAATCAG GTGTGAGTTATTTAATACAGCTCTCGATCAATATGTGAGGAGCATTGCATAG
- the LOC18605658 gene encoding ABC transporter G family member 8, translating to MEDQSASPSPPRPSPLLKTYKLTASSVSYAKLTTTITGYFLFKPCTSTPPTYILRDVSFTANPSQILAIVGPSGAGKSTLLDILAARTSPTNGALLLNSTPINPSSFRKLSAYVPQHDACLPLLTVAETFAFAARLLVPKTSEIDIIVTSLLSELRLTHLANTKLAHGLSGGERRRVSIGLSLLHDPAVLLLDEPTSGLDSTSAFNVMQILKSIAASRNRTVVLSIHQPSFKILSTIDRILMLSKGTVVHYGTLCSLQAFLLSNGFSVPPQLNALEYAMELLNQLHDSKPITPPSLPPSPESSKSPTNEASDIRYRSSRLHEICSLYNRFWKIIYRTRQLLLTNAFEALIVGLVLGTIYINIGYDKEGIEKRFGLFAFTLTFLLSSTTETLPIFINERPILLRETSSGVYRLSSYLIANTLVFLPYLLAIAIIYSTSVYFLVGLCASWQAFAYFVLVIWIIVLMANSFVLFLSSLAPNYIAGTSLVTILLGAFFLFSGYFISKDSLPKYWLFMYFFSMYKYALDALLINEYSCLASRCFLWYNETKTCMLTGGDVLQRKGLHEGQRWINIYILVGFFVFYRVLCLLVLIRRVSRSTK from the coding sequence ATGGAAGACCAATCAGCCTCCCCATCCCCGCCGCGACCATCACCACTTCTCAAAACATATAAGCTCACAGCATCCTCAGTCTCTTATGCCAAATTGACCACCACCATTACGGGCTATTTCCTTTTCAAACCTTGCACTTCGACGCCTCCAACCTACATCCTCCGGGATGTCTCCTTCACCGCAAACCCCTCACAAATCCTTGCCATTGTTGGCCCAAGCGGAGCCGGAAAGTCCACTCTTCTTGACATTCTAGCAGCTCGAACGTCTCCAACAAATGGCGCTCTTCTACTCAATTCCACTCCGATCAACCCTTCTTCGTTCCGCAAGCTTTCTGCATATGTTCCTCAACATGATGCATGCTTGCCATTGCTCACTGTAGCTGAAACTTTTGCTTTTGCTGCTCGCCTTCTTGTCCCTAAAACATCAGAAATTGACATCATTGTGACATCTCTTCTGTCAGAGCTGAGGCTAACTCACTTGGCTAATACCAAGCTCGCTCATGGGCTGTCGGGTGGTGAGCGCAGGCGTGTTTCGATAGGTCTAAGTCTCCTCCATGACCCTGCTGTCTTACTACTTGATGAACCCACTTCGGGTCTTGATAGTACTTCAGCTTTCAATGTGATGCAGATCCTCAAATCCATAGCCGCTTCACGTAACCGCACTGTCGTTTTATCCATACATCAACCAAGCTTCAAGATTCTTTCGACCATTGATAGAATCCTCATGCTATCAAAAGGGACTGTTGTGCACTATGGTACACTTTGTTCACTTCAAGCATTCTTACTGTCCAATGGGTTTTCTGTCCCTCCTCAGCTCAACGCCCTCGAGTATGCCATGGAATTACTAAACCAGCTGCATGACAGCAAACCAATTACACCACCATCGCTCCCTCCATCACCTGAAAGTTCTAAATCTCCTACCAATGAAGCCAGTGATATCAGGTATCGAAGCTCAAGACTACATGAAATCTGCTCTCTATATAACAGGTTTTGGAAGATTATTTACAGAACAAGGCAGCTTCTTCTGACCAATGCATTTGAGGCTCTTATTGTGGGTCTTGTATTAGGAACGATCTACATTAATATCGGTTATGACAAGGAAGGAATAGAAAAAAGGTTTGGTCTCTTTGCCTTCACGCTCACCTTCCTTCTCTCCTCTACAACTGAAACCCTTCCGATCTTCATTAATGAAAGGCCTATTCTGCTGAGGGAAACTTCAAGTGGGGTTTATAGACTCTCATCATATCTCATAGCCAATACCCTTGTCTTCTTGCCTTATTTGCTTGCCATTGCGATCATATATTCAACTTCTGTCTACTTCTTAGTGGGCCTATGTGCTTCATGGCAAGCTTTTGCTTACTTTGTTTTGGTCATTTGGATCATAGTTCTAATGGCAAATTCATTTGTCCTCTTCTTGAGCTCTCTTGCACCAAATTATATAGCCGGAACTTCACTTGTTACAATACTTCTTGGTgcttttttcctcttctctgGTTACTTCATCTCCAAGGATAGCTTGCCCAAGTACTGGCTCTTCATGTACTTTTTCTCAATGTACAAGTATGCACTTGATGCGCTCCTTATCAATGAGTATTCTTGCCTTGCGTCAAGGTGTTTTCTATGGTACAACGAAACCAAGACTTGCATGCTAACAGGAGGTGATGTATTACAAAGGAAAGGGCTCCATGAGGGGCAGAGATGGATAAACATCTACATCTTGGTTGGGTTCTTTGTGTTCTACCGTGTGCTTTGTTTGCTGGTTTTGATCAGAAGGGTTTCAAGATCAACGAAATGA
- the LOC18605652 gene encoding protein SGT1 homolog B, whose amino-acid sequence MGLVSHKSPLCSPAVPKIAIPLALFYSSRDFSLLFLSCSLFSCFPPAMASDLETKAKEAFFDDHFQLALDLYSQAIELNPKNAELYADRAQANIKINNLTEAVADANKAIELDPSMSKAYLRKATACMKLEEYQTAKAALETGAALAPGESRFSQLIKECQERIAEETGDLPKQTLEEVTTNVEPATKVEPEKNVPNLVTVAAPSKLTYRHEFYQKPEEVVVTIFAKGIPRECVYVEYGEQILSVAIDAPGKDAFHFQPRLFGKIIPDKCRYDVLSTKIEIRLAKAEPIQWTSLEFSKEVTVSQRVNVSSVTGNQKPVYPSSKPKRVDWDKLEAQVKKEEKDEKLDGDAALNKFFRDIYQDADEDTRRAMQKSFVESNGTVLSTNWNEVGAKKVEGSPPDGMEMRKWEY is encoded by the exons ATGGGTTTAGTTTCCCACAAGAGTCCATTGTGTTCTCCTGCAGTTCCAAAAATCGCAATCCCCCTTGCTCTTTTCTACTCTTCTAGAGACTTCTCTTTGTTATTTCTTTCCTGTTCTCTCTTCTCTTGCTTTCCCCCTGCAATGGCGTCTGATCTGGAGACCAAAGCCAAAGAAGCCTTCTTCGATGACCACTTCCAACTTGCGCTCGATCTCTACTCGCAAGCCATCGAACTTAACCCTAAAAACGCCGAACTCTACGCTGACCGTGCTCAAGCCAACATTAAAATCAACAATCTCACTG AGGCTGTGGCCGACGCCAATAAAGCAATTGAGTTGGACCCATCCATGTCTAAAGCTTACTTGCGTAAAGC TACTGCGTGCATGAAACTTGAGGAGTATCAAACTGCTAAGGCTGCATTGGAGACTGGCGCTGCTTTGGCACCGGGAGAGTCGAGATTTTCCCAGTTGATCAAAGAATGTCAAGAACGCATCGCAG AGGAAACTGGTGATTTACCAAAGCAGACTCTGGAAGAGGTGACAACAAATGTTGAACCTGCAACAAAAGTTGAGCCAGAGAAGAACGTGCCTAATCTGGTGACTGTGGCAGCACCATCCAAATTAACTTACAG GCATGAATTTTACCAAAAACCAGAGGAAGTGGTTGTGACAATATTTGCTAAGGGAATACCACGTGAATGTGTTTATGTAGAATATGGTGAACAAATA CTAAGTGTTGCCATTGATGCGCCTGGTAAAGAtgcatttcattttcaacctcGCTTATTTGGAAAG ATAATACCTGACAAGTGCAGATATGATGTTTTGTCAACCAAAATTGAGATTCGGCTGGCAAAAGCTGAACCAATTCAGTGGACATCTCTTGAATTCAGCAAGGAAGTTACTGTTTCACAAAGGGTTAATGTATCTTCTG TTACTGGAAATCAAAAACCAGTGTACCCATCCTCCAAACCAAAAAGGGTTGATTGGGATAAACTTGAAGCTCAAGTAAAGAAGGAG GAGAAAGATGAAAAGCTGGATGGTGATGCTGctttgaataaatttttccGAGATATTTATCAGGATGCAGATGAGGACACAAGAAGGGCCATGCAAAAATCTTTT GTGGAGTCAAATGGGACAGTGCTTTCCACAAACTGGAACGAAGTTGGAGCAAAGAAAGTGGAAGGAAGTCCTCCTGATGGTATGGAAATGAGGAAGTGGGAATACTGA